Proteins found in one Candidatus Tisiphia endosymbiont of Beris chalybata genomic segment:
- a CDS encoding palindromic element RPE1 domain-containing protein, producing MHNLKIIEEFLGETKSSTAAYIDVREEQRGVSTTKLPIRLGYARGLLIYCSHLKSC from the coding sequence TTGCATAACCTAAAGATAATTGAAGAATTTTTAGGAGAAACGAAGTCGAGTACCGCAGCGTACATAGACGTACGTGAGGAACAGAGAGGAGTTTCGACGACAAAATTACCAATTAGATTAGGTTATGCAAGAGGTCTATTGATATACTGTTCGCACCTGAAGAGTTGCTAG
- the terL gene encoding phage terminase large subunit, whose product MSYPKKLLEAILRSDFNSFISKVFSTINPGSQYQANWHIELIAEYLRAVQKGEIKRLIINVPPRSLKSVSIGVAWPAWILGHNPSRRIMSASYSQILSEKHSLDCRFIMTSKWYQQLFPKTILSKTHNTKSKFLTTANGFRFATSVGGSATGEGGDILIIDDPHNPSQINSVKMRRRVIEWFEQTFATRLNDKNTGVIVLVMQRLHTEDLTGYLLDNSNSWSHLKIPAMATQDQIFTINNFAHHYVKGNSLHSFRDHSHYLIQLEKEIGVHNYAAQYLQEPITNNCMLLKMQDINFYEIIPERFDYLVQSWDTAIKISENADYSVCTSWGIIDKKYYLLSMLRAKLTYPQLKEQVIKLSAKYRPKTILIEDKASGQQLIQDLKFEGLVHIAPIKPKFDKITRFASSSTLFQTAAYLPKQSAFNSILLNELLSFPYSKNDDIVDSISQFLNFMKEQSVKQVARIREF is encoded by the coding sequence ATGAGTTACCCAAAAAAGTTATTAGAGGCAATTTTAAGAAGCGATTTTAATAGCTTTATTAGTAAGGTGTTTAGCACCATTAATCCTGGCAGTCAATATCAAGCTAATTGGCATATCGAACTGATAGCAGAATATTTGCGCGCCGTACAAAAGGGAGAAATTAAAAGGCTAATCATTAATGTGCCTCCTAGATCTTTAAAATCCGTATCGATAGGGGTAGCATGGCCCGCCTGGATATTAGGACATAATCCATCAAGACGTATTATGTCCGCTAGCTATTCGCAAATTTTAAGTGAGAAACATTCCTTAGATTGCCGGTTTATCATGACCTCAAAATGGTATCAGCAGCTTTTTCCTAAAACTATTTTAAGTAAAACACATAATACCAAAAGTAAATTTCTTACTACTGCTAATGGTTTTAGATTTGCTACTTCGGTTGGCGGGTCGGCAACAGGTGAGGGGGGAGATATATTAATTATTGATGATCCTCATAATCCAAGTCAAATTAACTCAGTTAAAATGCGCCGCCGGGTGATTGAGTGGTTCGAGCAAACCTTTGCTACTAGGCTAAATGATAAAAATACTGGGGTAATAGTATTAGTCATGCAACGACTTCATACGGAGGATTTAACGGGTTATCTGTTAGATAATTCTAATTCTTGGAGTCACCTAAAGATTCCCGCTATGGCTACCCAAGATCAAATTTTTACTATCAATAACTTCGCGCATCATTATGTTAAGGGTAATAGCTTGCACAGTTTTCGTGATCATTCTCATTATCTTATTCAGTTAGAAAAAGAAATAGGCGTGCATAATTATGCAGCCCAATATTTACAAGAACCTATTACTAATAATTGCATGTTGCTCAAAATGCAAGATATTAATTTTTATGAAATTATTCCTGAGAGATTTGATTATTTAGTCCAAAGCTGGGACACCGCAATTAAAATTTCTGAAAATGCTGATTATAGTGTGTGTACCTCTTGGGGCATCATTGATAAAAAATATTATTTATTATCAATGTTAAGAGCAAAGCTTACCTATCCTCAACTAAAAGAGCAAGTAATTAAACTATCCGCAAAATACCGCCCTAAAACTATCCTGATTGAAGATAAAGCAAGCGGGCAGCAGCTTATCCAAGACCTAAAATTTGAAGGGCTTGTTCATATCGCTCCTATTAAACCTAAATTTGATAAGATTACCCGCTTCGCTTCGAGTAGTACTTTATTTCAAACAGCCGCCTACCTCCCTAAACAATCAGCCTTTAATAGTATATTGCTTAATGAATTGCTCAGCTTTCCCTATTCTAAAAATGATGACATAGTAGATTCAATTAGCCAATTTTTAAATTTTATGAAAGAACAATCTGTTAAACAAGTAGCGCGAATCAGAGAGTTTTAA
- a CDS encoding palindromic element RPE1 domain-containing protein, translated as MHNLKIIEEFLGETKSSTAAYIDVREEQRGVSTTKLPIRLGYARGLL; from the coding sequence TTGCATAACCTAAAGATAATTGAAGAATTTTTAGGAGAAACGAAGTCGAGTACCGCAGCGTACATAGACGTACGTGAGGAACAGAGAGGAGTTTCGACGACAAAATTACCAATTAGATTAGGTTATGCAAGAGGTCTATTATAG
- a CDS encoding helix-turn-helix domain-containing protein produces MPKVSKMINDELVLKAREALNNGGKNGVVVTRLKAILASSKHGIKKVAEVYDINRSSLHRWVALFRDQGIDGLKNIAKPSRSKLNTAQKDEIKTLIKRDSSITIKKLKIVIKEKFDIDIEKSSIHRMLGALGFRHITGRKRHYKADTSSQEEFKKKSTTSTPR; encoded by the coding sequence ATGCCTAAAGTATCAAAAATGATAAATGACGAATTAGTATTAAAAGCAAGGGAAGCTTTGAATAACGGAGGGAAGAATGGTGTTGTAGTAACAAGATTAAAAGCCATACTAGCATCGAGTAAGCATGGTATTAAGAAAGTAGCGGAAGTTTATGATATCAACAGATCTTCGCTACATAGATGGGTTGCTCTATTTCGAGATCAAGGCATTGATGGTCTCAAGAACATAGCAAAGCCTTCTAGATCAAAATTAAATACTGCTCAAAAAGATGAGATTAAAACTTTGATAAAGAGAGACAGTAGTATTACGATTAAGAAATTAAAGATAGTGATAAAAGAAAAATTTGATATAGATATAGAAAAATCTAGTATACATAGAATGCTAGGGGCACTTGGGTTTAGGCATATTACTGGTAGAAAGAGGCATTACAAAGCTGACACATCTTCTCAAGAAGAATTCAAAAAAAAATCTACAACAAGTACACCAAGATAA
- a CDS encoding IS630 family transposase: MVPIYFFDETRFGTNTKHGLGWFEKGSRTPVPTKLGFKSFYLYSATNHRDGDSFSLIIPNVDKACMQVFLNEFAKHITTKVILVMDGAGWHKGLTIPANIEIMYLPPYSPELNPVERLWQHLKDSVLKNKVYDCLTKLEDAVIEFIQSISIETIKSICNCSYIYL; this comes from the coding sequence ATGGTACCTATTTATTTTTTTGATGAGACTAGGTTTGGGACCAATACAAAACATGGTTTAGGATGGTTTGAAAAAGGCAGTAGGACTCCAGTTCCTACAAAGCTGGGATTTAAATCATTTTATCTTTATTCTGCTACAAATCATAGAGATGGAGACTCTTTTAGTTTAATTATTCCGAATGTTGATAAGGCCTGTATGCAAGTTTTTCTTAATGAATTTGCGAAACATATAACTACAAAAGTTATACTAGTGATGGATGGAGCTGGATGGCATAAAGGTCTTACAATACCAGCTAATATTGAGATTATGTACTTACCACCATATAGTCCAGAGTTAAATCCTGTAGAGAGGTTGTGGCAACATTTAAAAGATTCGGTATTAAAAAATAAAGTTTACGATTGTTTAACTAAACTTGAAGATGCTGTAATTGAATTTATTCAATCTATTTCAATAGAAACTATAAAATCTATATGTAATTGTTCATATATCTATTTATAA
- a CDS encoding Hsp20/alpha crystallin family protein → MENHWTNLNINQTQAKKGQHYQAVGRSQAHPSNSWAGSLLVLGIFVTSIMLNNGQVEAATVKTPQAQENLKGQENSDSQRNEAVEYHNPFEQLSKDMDRLWHKMAIRDHSCHIIDEPFMNNTSFNSYLNSNDKEYILNIEIPGFEKEQVKVELQGEYIIIKAQKAEKSKKDDSHTNSQRRSSLDQKLFLPKDVNKNGITTSLKNGVLTIILPKSPIKTEEIKTIPIG, encoded by the coding sequence ATGGAAAATCACTGGACAAATTTAAATATTAATCAAACACAAGCCAAGAAAGGCCAACATTACCAAGCAGTGGGAAGGTCGCAAGCTCACCCATCAAATAGTTGGGCAGGAAGTCTATTGGTGCTTGGAATTTTTGTTACTAGCATAATGCTTAATAATGGTCAGGTAGAGGCAGCTACCGTGAAAACGCCACAAGCGCAGGAAAATTTAAAGGGCCAAGAGAATAGCGATAGTCAACGCAATGAAGCGGTAGAGTATCATAACCCATTTGAGCAATTATCCAAAGATATGGATAGATTATGGCATAAGATGGCGATAAGAGATCATAGCTGTCATATAATAGATGAACCCTTTATGAATAATACTAGCTTTAATAGCTATCTTAATAGTAATGATAAAGAATATATATTAAATATTGAGATACCTGGTTTTGAAAAAGAACAAGTAAAAGTTGAGCTACAGGGTGAATATATTATAATTAAAGCTCAGAAAGCTGAGAAAAGTAAGAAAGATGACTCTCATACCAATTCACAACGGCGTAGTTCATTAGACCAAAAATTGTTTCTACCAAAAGATGTGAATAAAAACGGGATTACAACTAGCTTAAAAAATGGAGTCTTAACTATTATTTTACCTAAATCTCCAATAAAAACTGAAGAGATTAAAACAATTCCTATCGGTTAA
- the miaA gene encoding tRNA (adenosine(37)-N6)-dimethylallyltransferase MiaA produces the protein MQKKDILIICGPTASGKTYLGHHLAKLYNGAIINSDSMQIYQQIPIITASPLAIYRKEIPYLLYNFLSIEQEFSTVKYLNKALEAIKEITSIGKLPIIIGGTGLYINSLLFGYNEIPDISPEIRKYVRELHSHIGQVEFFQKLQKLDEIAGQKLHPSDAQRSIRSYEVCMQTGRSIFEFYTTQNIPILAQFKVQVFFLQPERNFLYDSCNARVQTLFNSGAIEEVKVMAKNFPIATTSGTKAIGVQEILAYLTNKITMQEALTLTQTKTRQYAKRQLTWFRNQIKDKTTLEYSDNSQFEELINSFNNAELLKLYH, from the coding sequence ATGCAAAAGAAGGATATATTAATTATTTGTGGCCCCACCGCTAGTGGCAAGACCTATTTAGGGCACCATTTAGCTAAATTATATAATGGTGCAATAATTAATAGTGACTCTATGCAAATATATCAGCAAATACCTATTATTACTGCTTCCCCTTTAGCAATATATCGCAAGGAAATACCATATCTTCTTTATAACTTTTTATCTATCGAACAGGAATTTTCAACTGTAAAATATCTCAATAAGGCTCTGGAAGCAATTAAAGAAATTACTTCTATAGGCAAGCTACCAATTATTATTGGAGGAACGGGCCTATATATTAATTCTTTACTTTTTGGTTACAATGAGATCCCAGATATATCGCCGGAAATCCGGAAATATGTCCGAGAATTGCATTCTCATATTGGCCAGGTAGAATTTTTTCAAAAATTACAGAAATTAGATGAAATTGCTGGGCAAAAACTACACCCTTCAGATGCGCAGCGTTCTATCAGGAGCTATGAAGTGTGTATGCAAACTGGCAGATCTATTTTTGAATTTTATACTACTCAAAATATCCCTATCCTAGCACAATTTAAGGTACAAGTATTTTTCCTACAGCCCGAACGTAATTTTCTTTATGACAGCTGTAATGCCCGGGTGCAGACTTTATTTAATAGTGGAGCAATTGAAGAAGTAAAGGTGATGGCTAAAAATTTTCCTATTGCTACTACCTCAGGTACCAAAGCTATTGGCGTGCAAGAAATACTAGCATATTTAACAAATAAGATTACGATGCAGGAAGCATTAACCTTAACCCAAACGAAAACTCGACAATACGCCAAAAGACAACTCACTTGGTTTAGAAACCAAATAAAAGATAAAACTACCTTAGAATACTCTGATAACTCGCAATTTGAAGAGTTGATCAATAGCTTTAATAATGCTGAATTATTAAAGCTATATCATTAA
- a CDS encoding phosphomannomutase/phosphoglucomutase codes for MKIKKTIFRAYDIRGNTLADLSALLTYKIGFSFTKMLQQEQPTKICVGRDGRLSSPALYKALVNGIIDAGGSVLSIGVVPSPALYFADKILKPCGSIMITGSHNPKEDNGFKMLAAGKPFYDKQIHNLYDIICNSTWDNTPSRFTENSQVVELDIIEQYTGRILQEITIDPTLKVAWDPGNGAAGNIVELLKVRLPNKNLIINSEIDGNFPAHHPDPTILTNLTDLITLVQSENCEVGIAFDGDADRLGIISKTGQVITAEQILTILAKDVIAKHPNATIIMDIKTSDATFNQIKEYGGNPVIWKTGHAYIKDKMQETNALLAGEVSGHLFFADKYYGYDDGIYSALRLLDLLSKTNKSLDEMIEELPQIEPPIDIKIPLEDDRKFKVINQIKQKLIDRKIFFNDIDGIRVSSSIGWWLLRASNTEPNLIARYQSNELEGFNILKAELYSLLRSVNIII; via the coding sequence ATAAAAATAAAGAAAACAATTTTTAGAGCCTATGATATTCGAGGCAACACTCTTGCAGATCTTTCTGCCCTTCTGACATACAAAATTGGCTTTTCCTTTACCAAAATGCTCCAGCAGGAACAACCTACAAAAATATGTGTAGGGCGCGATGGCAGGTTAAGCTCCCCTGCCCTTTATAAGGCACTGGTTAATGGTATTATCGATGCGGGAGGTAGCGTCCTTTCAATTGGAGTTGTGCCCTCTCCTGCTTTATACTTTGCAGATAAAATATTAAAACCGTGTGGTAGTATCATGATTACTGGCTCCCATAATCCTAAAGAAGATAATGGTTTTAAGATGCTAGCAGCAGGCAAACCATTTTACGATAAACAAATTCATAATTTATACGATATCATTTGTAACAGCACGTGGGATAATACTCCCTCCCGCTTTACCGAAAATAGTCAAGTAGTAGAGTTAGATATAATTGAGCAATATACTGGGCGGATTCTTCAGGAAATTACTATAGATCCTACGTTAAAAGTCGCATGGGATCCTGGCAATGGGGCAGCTGGTAATATTGTTGAGCTATTAAAAGTCAGATTACCAAATAAAAATTTAATAATAAATTCGGAAATAGATGGTAACTTTCCAGCTCATCATCCTGACCCAACCATTTTAACTAATCTTACCGACCTAATTACGCTAGTGCAATCTGAAAATTGTGAGGTAGGTATTGCTTTTGATGGAGATGCAGACCGCCTTGGGATAATCAGTAAAACAGGACAAGTGATTACAGCAGAACAAATCCTTACTATATTAGCTAAAGATGTAATAGCTAAGCATCCAAATGCTACTATTATAATGGATATAAAAACAAGTGATGCCACATTTAATCAAATTAAAGAGTATGGAGGCAATCCTGTAATATGGAAAACTGGGCATGCTTATATTAAAGATAAAATGCAAGAAACTAACGCTTTGCTCGCAGGAGAGGTTAGTGGCCACCTGTTTTTTGCTGATAAATATTATGGCTATGATGATGGGATTTATTCGGCTCTACGACTGCTAGATTTATTATCTAAAACTAACAAATCGCTAGATGAGATGATAGAGGAGTTACCTCAAATTGAGCCCCCCATAGACATTAAAATCCCTCTAGAAGATGATAGAAAATTCAAGGTCATTAACCAAATTAAACAAAAATTAATTGATAGAAAGATTTTTTTTAATGATATAGATGGTATAAGAGTTAGTTCTAGTATCGGCTGGTGGTTATTGAGGGCCTCTAATACAGAACCAAACCTTATTGCAAGATATCAATCCAATGAACTGGAAGGATTTAATATACTTAAGGCGGAACTATACAGTTTACTACGATCAGTCAATATTATTATATAG
- the tsaB gene encoding tRNA (adenosine(37)-N6)-threonylcarbamoyltransferase complex dimerization subunit type 1 TsaB, with product MKILAFDTANNSASVAISDDQVILAYLEELRPTLQAETIVPMIEEALKIAGLSYQQLDYLAVTNGPGSFTGIRIGLSVAKAIVLSTSVKGTTVSNFEYSYFRASAQVRNYSKMFVFLNAYRGQLYSQVFNQDGTASKALLITYEQAIDLIKREEGIRICTGSGVELIYDRIKDQENVIILPRFAKVKALHICRYIANKISLTQLLPSSIEPLYIRPPDAKLQSKGITSYS from the coding sequence ATGAAAATTTTAGCCTTTGATACTGCAAATAATAGCGCCTCTGTTGCAATTTCAGACGACCAAGTAATCCTAGCTTATCTTGAAGAGCTAAGGCCTACTTTGCAAGCGGAAACTATAGTTCCTATGATTGAAGAAGCATTAAAAATAGCAGGACTATCTTACCAGCAGCTAGATTATTTAGCGGTGACTAACGGGCCAGGTAGTTTTACCGGAATTAGAATAGGGCTTTCGGTTGCGAAAGCTATAGTGTTGAGCACTAGTGTCAAGGGGACTACAGTATCAAATTTTGAGTATTCATATTTTAGGGCAAGTGCGCAGGTTCGAAATTATAGTAAAATGTTTGTCTTTCTTAACGCTTATAGAGGGCAACTATATAGCCAAGTATTTAATCAAGATGGCACCGCTTCCAAAGCGTTATTAATCACTTATGAACAAGCTATAGATTTAATAAAGAGAGAAGAGGGTATTAGAATTTGTACTGGTAGCGGGGTAGAACTAATATATGATAGGATAAAAGATCAGGAGAACGTAATAATTTTACCACGCTTTGCTAAGGTAAAAGCCTTACATATATGTCGGTATATAGCTAATAAAATATCCCTAACGCAACTTTTACCTTCTAGCATAGAGCCATTATACATCCGCCCTCCAGATGCTAAATTGCAGAGTAAAGGTATTACATCTTATTCATAG
- the argS gene encoding arginine--tRNA ligase, which produces MNIFNKLRNDIIIAGQQICNNDEILQLATIEMPKDNLNGDLASNIAMIIASKQGGKPRELAIKFKEILSPLSYIASIEVAGPGFINFTLTADCWHHAIKDILLDNEDFFQINVGNNQKVNIEYVSANPTGPLHIGHARGAVYGDALARILETTGYQVTKEYYINDAGAQVDNLAKAVLFRYQEIVTGVKLSLPEGLYPGEYLIDVAKDLVEQFGDRLLEVADDKRHEIIKKFSIEKMLDLIRKDLKDLEIEHQVFFSEQSLHDYGKIDEVVKLLSQMGLIYEGQLPPPKGKIEEEWNPQTHRLFKSTNFGDTQDRSIEKSDGSWTYFASDLAYAKDKIDRGAERLVYILGADHSGYVKRIEAIVGALTQKKIKVDVKICQLVNFVHNGEAVKMSKRKGNFTSVSDVTSEVGKDIIRFIMLTRKNDAPLDFDLAKVREQSKDNPIFYVQYAYVRTRSILMKAEETMYPAYVKFRENEYNLSLLSTEEEIEMIKLLASWPKVIEAAAKYFEPHRVAFYLVNLASKFHSLWNFGKENNDYRFLIEDDLELTTARLTLASAIQKIIRVGFNIIGVTPMNKM; this is translated from the coding sequence ATGAATATATTTAATAAATTACGAAATGATATTATTATTGCAGGGCAACAAATATGCAATAATGACGAAATATTACAGTTAGCTACAATAGAAATGCCGAAGGACAATCTAAACGGGGATCTAGCAAGTAATATCGCAATGATTATCGCCTCAAAACAAGGGGGGAAACCGCGAGAACTAGCTATTAAATTTAAAGAAATACTATCTCCACTTTCTTATATTGCCTCTATTGAGGTAGCTGGACCCGGGTTTATTAATTTTACTCTTACTGCAGATTGTTGGCATCATGCTATTAAAGATATCCTGCTGGATAATGAAGATTTTTTTCAAATCAATGTCGGCAATAACCAGAAGGTCAATATCGAATATGTATCTGCCAACCCTACAGGCCCTCTACATATTGGCCATGCTAGGGGTGCAGTTTATGGGGATGCGCTAGCACGGATTTTAGAAACTACAGGATATCAAGTAACTAAGGAATATTATATTAACGATGCAGGCGCCCAAGTAGATAATCTAGCTAAAGCTGTCTTGTTTCGTTACCAAGAAATTGTAACAGGGGTAAAACTTTCATTACCAGAAGGGCTATATCCTGGGGAATATTTAATAGATGTGGCTAAGGACTTAGTAGAACAATTTGGGGATAGACTACTAGAAGTAGCAGATGATAAACGGCATGAAATAATCAAAAAATTCAGCATAGAAAAGATGTTAGATTTAATCAGGAAAGATCTGAAAGATCTTGAGATTGAACACCAGGTGTTTTTCTCTGAACAATCCTTACATGATTATGGTAAAATCGATGAAGTAGTGAAACTATTGAGTCAAATGGGCTTAATATATGAAGGACAATTACCGCCACCAAAAGGTAAAATAGAGGAGGAGTGGAATCCGCAAACTCATCGACTGTTTAAATCTACTAATTTTGGAGACACTCAAGATAGATCAATAGAGAAATCTGATGGGAGCTGGACTTATTTTGCTTCAGATCTAGCTTATGCTAAGGATAAAATAGACCGAGGAGCCGAACGTTTAGTCTATATTTTAGGAGCTGACCACTCTGGATATGTCAAAAGAATCGAAGCGATAGTAGGAGCGCTGACGCAGAAGAAAATTAAAGTAGACGTAAAAATTTGTCAGTTAGTAAATTTTGTCCATAATGGCGAGGCAGTAAAAATGTCAAAACGAAAGGGCAATTTTACGAGCGTTAGTGATGTAACTTCGGAAGTTGGGAAAGATATAATAAGATTTATAATGTTGACCCGTAAAAACGATGCCCCTTTGGATTTTGATTTAGCTAAAGTAAGAGAACAATCAAAAGATAACCCCATATTTTATGTACAATATGCTTATGTTCGTACTAGATCCATACTGATGAAAGCCGAAGAAACTATGTATCCTGCATATGTTAAGTTTAGAGAAAACGAGTATAATCTGTCATTACTTTCTACTGAGGAAGAAATAGAAATGATCAAACTACTTGCTTCTTGGCCAAAAGTTATAGAAGCGGCAGCAAAATATTTTGAGCCTCATAGAGTAGCTTTCTATTTAGTTAACCTAGCTTCTAAATTTCATTCCTTATGGAATTTTGGGAAAGAAAATAATGATTACCGCTTCTTAATTGAAGATGATCTAGAATTAACCACAGCCCGCCTGACCTTGGCAAGTGCTATCCAAAAGATTATAAGAGTTGGGTTTAATATTATAGGGGTGACCCCTATGAATAAGATGTAA
- a CDS encoding deoxyguanosinetriphosphate triphosphohydrolase produces the protein MLASYACDPSTNRGRLYKEQPTNYRNEFERDRDRIIHSKAFRRLQYKTQVFINHEGDHYRNRLTHSIEVATVARSISNTLNLSSDLAEAVALAHDLGHTPFGHAGEIALNECMKDFGGFSHNAHSLKLLTKLEKRYASYNGLNLTWEVLEGIVKHNGPLLHNVSEYVQEYNAQNDLDLTTYASAEAQVAALADDISYISHDLEDSIGAKIIDFNHLSEITFIERYISTIKSQFKDISSSKLIYEVVRKLMSDLINDLLLQTNNNLKKENIDTAMDIRHLGYQIIDFTEETKESIKEIRQFLFNKVYRNNKLTAMTLKCQKIIQELFRLYINNVDLLPFNWKELIVDDEKSKATIVADYIAGMTDRFAIQEYQSFYSCNFNNI, from the coding sequence ATGCTTGCCTCCTATGCTTGCGATCCATCTACTAATAGAGGAAGGTTATATAAAGAACAGCCTACTAATTACAGGAATGAATTTGAGCGAGATCGTGATCGAATAATACATTCAAAAGCTTTTAGACGCTTACAATATAAAACTCAAGTTTTTATTAATCATGAAGGGGATCACTATCGCAATAGGCTAACTCATTCAATTGAAGTCGCCACGGTGGCAAGGTCTATTTCCAATACTCTTAATTTATCAAGTGATTTAGCAGAAGCCGTGGCGCTAGCTCATGATTTAGGCCATACCCCCTTTGGACATGCAGGAGAGATAGCGTTAAATGAATGTATGAAAGATTTTGGGGGCTTTTCCCACAATGCTCATTCCTTAAAGCTCCTTACTAAATTAGAGAAAAGATATGCCTCTTATAATGGATTAAATTTAACTTGGGAAGTATTAGAAGGCATAGTGAAACATAATGGTCCTTTACTTCATAATGTTTCGGAGTATGTTCAGGAATATAATGCTCAAAATGACCTTGATTTAACTACTTATGCTTCGGCTGAAGCACAAGTAGCAGCCCTAGCTGATGATATCAGTTATATCTCTCATGATTTAGAAGATAGTATTGGCGCCAAAATTATTGATTTTAATCATTTATCTGAAATTACCTTTATTGAGCGCTACATTAGTACTATTAAATCTCAATTTAAAGATATTAGCTCTTCCAAGCTGATTTATGAAGTGGTACGCAAATTAATGAGTGATTTAATTAACGATTTATTGTTACAAACCAATAATAATTTAAAGAAAGAAAATATTGATACCGCGATGGATATCCGACATCTGGGTTATCAGATTATCGATTTTACAGAGGAAACAAAAGAGTCTATAAAGGAAATAAGACAATTTTTATTTAATAAAGTATATAGAAATAATAAATTAACCGCGATGACCTTAAAGTGCCAAAAAATTATTCAAGAATTATTTAGATTATATATAAATAATGTTGATTTGTTACCATTTAATTGGAAAGAGTTGATTGTAGACGATGAGAAGTCAAAAGCTACTATCGTCGCTGATTATATAGCAGGCATGACAGATCGTTTTGCTATACAAGAATATCAATCGTTCTATAGCTGTAATTTTAACAACATTTAA
- a CDS encoding HesB/IscA family protein — MATKVTNNTQLINNNIIITENVFKKVEKLIKSENNLELALRISVEGGGCSGFSYKYELVSNNDLTADDSIFENGLTKVIIDAESKQLMSDSIIDFIEELGGSYFDISNPKAKGKCGCGNSFSV; from the coding sequence ATGGCAACAAAAGTTACTAATAACACTCAGCTTATTAATAATAACATAATAATTACTGAGAATGTTTTTAAAAAAGTAGAAAAGTTAATAAAATCAGAAAATAACCTAGAGCTAGCGCTTAGAATCAGTGTAGAAGGAGGAGGGTGCTCCGGTTTTAGCTATAAATATGAACTTGTTTCTAATAATGATTTGACTGCAGATGATAGTATTTTCGAAAATGGGCTGACTAAAGTGATTATTGATGCAGAATCCAAACAACTCATGTCGGATTCTATTATAGATTTTATAGAAGAATTAGGGGGCTCCTATTTTGACATTAGTAACCCAAAAGCTAAGGGTAAATGTGGTTGTGGTAATTCTTTTTCGGTATAA
- the rpmI gene encoding 50S ribosomal protein L35, whose amino-acid sequence MPKLKTKSAVKKRFKLTATGKVIGTQAGKKHFMRRRTKAQLRNLRGTTILCDQDAKNIKKFFMPYGI is encoded by the coding sequence ATGCCTAAATTAAAAACAAAATCTGCCGTAAAAAAGCGTTTTAAACTTACTGCTACTGGCAAAGTGATAGGGACGCAAGCAGGCAAAAAACATTTCATGAGACGCCGTACAAAAGCTCAACTTCGTAACCTGCGAGGTACCACAATTCTTTGTGATCAAGATGCAAAGAATATTAAAAAATTCTTTATGCCCTATGGTATTTAA
- the rplT gene encoding 50S ribosomal protein L20 translates to MSRVKSGKVSKNRHKKILKLAKGYRGRSNNCFSVAIEKVEKALSYAYRDRRNRKRDFRGLWIQRINAAVRQYGLVYSQFMGGLKKAAIDIDRKVLAELAVNNPQGFADVVTKVKEHLAS, encoded by the coding sequence ATGTCACGTGTAAAATCAGGGAAAGTTTCAAAAAATCGTCATAAAAAAATCCTTAAATTGGCCAAAGGATATAGAGGAAGGTCTAATAATTGTTTTAGTGTAGCAATTGAAAAAGTAGAAAAAGCGCTGAGTTATGCTTATAGAGATCGAAGAAACCGTAAACGTGATTTCAGAGGGCTTTGGATTCAAAGAATTAATGCCGCGGTCCGTCAATATGGGTTAGTTTACTCTCAATTTATGGGGGGGCTTAAAAAAGCGGCTATTGATATTGATCGTAAAGTGCTAGCTGAATTGGCGGTTAATAACCCGCAAGGTTTTGCTGATGTGGTGACTAAAGTAAAAGAACACTTAGCTTCCTGA